A window of Haliscomenobacter hydrossis DSM 1100 contains these coding sequences:
- a CDS encoding oxygenase MpaB family protein: MQYFVEKNSVVRQIWGKSDTILFIFAGAAAEFALNKAVDWLYFTGRLPSDPLGRLFSTVQYARRIVFAPLEGAHAAIDSMRQIHEVVEKKRGAQIPDWAYRDVLFMLIYYSIAAYELLERKLSEAEKEDVYDVFFRLGERMGLKELPSTYAEWLPVRAAHLAADLEQSTLTIDLFQQYKKHLGAMRFRVLIEGQKLVVPDRVKALLHFSDFSLLTPVVPVYKISRLMKMDWLLKSILLPGDYKAQIDALDVE, from the coding sequence ATGCAGTACTTTGTTGAAAAAAATTCTGTCGTCAGGCAAATTTGGGGCAAAAGCGACACCATCCTCTTCATCTTTGCGGGTGCTGCTGCTGAATTTGCCTTGAATAAGGCGGTGGATTGGCTGTACTTTACGGGCAGGCTGCCTTCCGACCCTTTAGGCAGGCTGTTTTCTACCGTTCAATACGCCAGGAGAATCGTTTTTGCTCCTTTGGAGGGAGCCCATGCTGCCATTGACTCGATGCGGCAAATCCACGAGGTTGTGGAAAAAAAACGGGGCGCACAAATCCCCGACTGGGCTTATCGCGATGTGCTGTTTATGCTCATTTATTATTCGATTGCCGCTTATGAGCTGCTGGAACGAAAGTTAAGTGAGGCCGAAAAAGAGGATGTCTATGACGTTTTTTTTCGCTTAGGCGAACGGATGGGTTTAAAAGAACTGCCCAGTACCTATGCGGAATGGCTACCCGTAAGAGCAGCACATTTAGCCGCAGACCTGGAACAAAGCACCCTCACCATCGACCTTTTTCAACAGTATAAAAAACACCTGGGGGCTATGCGGTTTCGAGTTTTGATCGAAGGGCAAAAACTGGTGGTTCCCGATCGAGTGAAAGCGCTATTGCATTTTAGCGATTTTTCACTGCTGACTCCAGTCGTGCCGGTTTATAAAATCAGTAGATTGATGAAAATGGACTGGTTGTTGAAAAGTATTTTGCTGCCGGGGGATTATAAGGCGCAGATTGATGCGTTGGATGTGGAGTGA